Within Azoarcus sp. DD4, the genomic segment GGCCGAGCAGGTCAGCTTCCCGGCCGGCTACTACGCCACCTGGAGCGGGCAGTTCGAGAACATGGAGCGCGCCAAGGAGAAGATGAAGATCGTCGTGCCGCTGACCCTGGTGCTGATCTTCGTGCTGCTCTACCTCAATTTCCGGCGGCTGACCGAGACCCTGATCGTGATGCTGTCGGTGCCCTTCGCCTTGGTCGGCGGGGTGTGGCTGATGTGGTGGCTGGGCTACCAGATGAGCGTGGCGGTGGCGGTCGGCTTCATCGCGCTCGCCGGCGTCGCCGCCGAAACCGGCGTCATCATGCTGATCTACCTCGACCACGCCTGGGACGCGATCCGCGCCCGCCGCGCCACCGAGGGCCGCGCGCCGACAGCGGCCGACCTCTACGCGGCCATCATGGAAGGCGCGGTGGAGCGGGTGCGGCCCAAGATGATGACGGTGGTGGCGATCATGGCCGGCCTCCTGCCCATCATGTGGAGCAGCGGCACCGGCGCCGAGGTCATGAGCCGCATCGCCGCACCGATGGTGGGCGGCATGATCTCCTCGACCGTGCTGACGCTGGCGGTGATCCCGGCGCTGTACGCGGTGGTGAAGGAATGGCAGTTGCGGCGGAGCGGCTACCAGCCGCTCTCGACCGCCACCGCGGACTGACAGCGCCGGGAGCCCGCCGGCTCAAGCAGGAAGCTGGCGGGCGCAGTCCGCCAGCAGGTGCTCGACGGCGGCGAAGCTCGGCCGCGACGACGGGCGCTCGTTCAGGCAGGCGCTCACCAGCGCCCCCAAGCCGGCCCGCAGCGCCGGCGTCGGGTCGCAGCGCTCGGCCAGTTCCTCCAGCAGACAGCCGAAGGCACGCAGTTCGATGCGCTCCAGGGCGGCAGCCAGCGCCGCGTCCTCGCGCCGGTAGAACGAGGCGGCGCCGAAATCGCCCAGCAGCACCCGCCCCTCGCCGTCATGCAGGATGTTGTGGCCATAGAGGTCGCCGTGCATCAGGCCGCGCGCATGCAGGTGGGTCGCCACCGAGGCGACGCCACCGGCAATGGACAGGGCCTGTTGCGGCGTGAAGCGCGTGCCTTCCGCATAGACGTCGCGGGTGCAGGACGCCATGCTCGGCGGGCCGGCGAGGTTGCGGAAGGCAGGCGGAATCAGCCCCATCACCAAGCCGCCGGCGCCGTCCGCACCGTCCGCCAGCTTGCCCAGCGCAGGCACCAGATTGGGATGGGCGCCGGCATGCACGCAGGCCGCCATCTCAGAGTGCGGCAGGCCGTCGCTGGTGACGGCGCCCTTGAAGCGCTTGACCGCAACCGCCTGCGGCGGCTCACCGCGCAGCAGCGCGCGCTGGATCACGCCCGACGCGCCCTCGCCCAGCTGCTCGCCCGCTTGCAGATCCGCCCAGTCCAGCGTGGCGATCGGGT encodes:
- a CDS encoding leucine-rich repeat-containing protein kinase family protein, coding for MDSLEDLRAGKLAGAQRLKLACGLTEFPREIFQLADTLEVLDLSGNRLSSLPDELPRLQRLRILFCSDNDFTELPEVLGRCPQLEMVGFKANRIATVSGGALPAQLRWFILTDNRIDTLPDEIGRCPRLQKLMLAGNRLRTLPAGLADCRRLELLRISANHLETLPDWLLTMPRLGWLAFGGNPFCTGLEDAALAHDPIATLDWADLQAGEQLGEGASGVIQRALLRGEPPQAVAVKRFKGAVTSDGLPHSEMAACVHAGAHPNLVPALGKLADGADGAGGLVMGLIPPAFRNLAGPPSMASCTRDVYAEGTRFTPQQALSIAGGVASVATHLHARGLMHGDLYGHNILHDGEGRVLLGDFGAASFYRREDAALAAALERIELRAFGCLLEELAERCDPTPALRAGLGALVSACLNERPSSRPSFAAVEHLLADCARQLPA